The Anguilla anguilla isolate fAngAng1 chromosome 4, fAngAng1.pri, whole genome shotgun sequence genome has a window encoding:
- the LOC118226121 gene encoding E3 ubiquitin-protein ligase RNF152-like, whose amino-acid sequence METLSQDSILECQICFNYYSPRRRPKLLDCRHTCCSVCLTQMRTSQKEIRCPWCRGVTKLPPGLSVSQLPDDPDIVTVIAIPHASEHTPVFIRLPSNGCYMLPLPVAKERALLPGDLGCRLLAAGQQKGVAVVAVPEQQPLGVGLEMGDGEGPERRVGAGGKGSTWSGVCTVILVACVLLFLLGIVLHNMSCISKRFTVISCG is encoded by the coding sequence ATGGAAACTCTCTCTCAAGACTCCATCTTGGAATGCCAGATCTGTTTCAACTACTACAGCCCCCGGCGCCGGCCCAAGCTGCTGGACTGCAGGCACACCTGCTGCTCGGTGTGCCTGACCCAGATGAGGACCAGCCAGAAGGAGATCCGCTGCCCCTGGTGCCGGGGCGTCACCAAGCTGCCCCCCGGCCTGTCCGTGTCCCAGCTGCCGGACGACCCGGACATCGTCACCGTCATCGCCATCCCCCACGCCTCCGAGCACACGCCCGTCTTCATCCGGCTGCCTAGCAACGGCTGCTACATGCTGCCCCTGCCCGTGGCCAAGGAGCGGGCGCTGTTGCCGGGCGACCTGGGCTGCCGGCTCCTGGCGGCCGGGCAGCAGAAGGGCGTGGCCGTGGTGGCGGTGCCCGAGCAGCAGcccctgggggtggggctggagatGGGCGACGGGGAGGGGCCGGAGAggcgggtgggggcggggggcaaggGCTCCACCTGGTCGGGGGTGTGCACGGTCATCCTGGTGGCCtgcgtcctcctcttcctcctgggcATCGTCCTGCACAACATGTCCTGCATCTCCAAGCGCTTCACCGTCATCTCCTGTGGCTGA